In one Procambarus clarkii isolate CNS0578487 chromosome 29, FALCON_Pclarkii_2.0, whole genome shotgun sequence genomic region, the following are encoded:
- the LOC138369782 gene encoding exocyst complex component 6B-like isoform X2 — MMEEDPHTVTHLLNELEGPDTSRVALVIRTIYDGDEHGKFMERLDTRIRNHDRDIERMCNHHYQGFIDSIRELLQVRSQAHKLKTEVVRIDDEAQESAKKLLAKSEELIKTRKVQSNICAAIDALTLCLPVLTTYSKLQKQMQEKRYYPALKTLEQLEHTYLPRVASYRFAQQMRDNIPRVREDIKHASMSDIKDFLEAIRRVSTRIGQVAMKHAALQYNMDPKLAVTRNERHAPLPPNPFTGETYEAESEAQSDEEEELCAQDLINFAPVYRCLHIYTVLGAREQFETYYRQQRREQARLALQPPTNMHENLEGYRQYLYGVVGFFVIEDHVLNTGNGLVTRPYLDEVWDMASGKVVNNIRNHSSYCTDTFLMLNIKNLIMLFAHTLQNYGYTVNPLHELLLEVKDHYNEVLMQKWVQVFRDIFEKDNYHPIQVETPEEYNNIIEVFPYHDKALEQASFPKRFPFSLMVPKVYREVKIYIGACLEFSEDLNLSQTEKEDMVRKSTNLLLTRTLSGCLATLIKRPGLRLLQLIQITINTLHLEHANVLLEHYVAKITGSIEDSSKPGVGRLQGKAMFKDIRGEAEEQIYIALKHKIDEFLDLASYDWMLAEPQGTSSSYVTDLIAFLNSTFTAFTNLPVRVAQTACMSACQHVAKSLMAMLLSEDVKQMSLAALEQVNLDVIQCEQFAAFEPVEGFEEGALLMCFSDLRQLLDLFMTEDWSTYLHDYGSENSKYLRVNPHNAIIIVEKLREGEKRGMFSILKRSDKKKLLETVLKQLRQLTHMQHTS; from the exons ATGATGGAGGAGGACCCCCACACGGTCACCCACCTGCTTAACGAGCTGGAGGGACCAGACACCAGCCGCGTCGCGCTCGTCATCAG GACCATATACGATGGAGATGAACATGGCAAATTCATGGAAAGGTTGGATACAAGAATCCGAAACCATGACAGGGATATTGAACGCATGTGTAACCACCACTATCAGGGCTTTATTGACTCAATTCGGGAGCTTCTGCAAGTCAGATCTCAGGCACACAAACTCAAG ACGGAAGTTGTAAGAATAGATGACGAAGCCCAAGAATCTGCAAAAAAACTCCTTGCTAAAAGTGAAGAGTTGATAAAAACAAGAAAGGTTCAATCCAACATTTGTGCAGCTATTGATGCTCTCACATTATGTTTGCCAGTGTTGACCACTTACTCCAAACTACAAAAACAGATGCAGGAAAAAAG GTACTATCCGGCTCTGAAGACCCTGGAACAGCTTGAGCATACATATTTGCCTCGGGTAGCTAGTTACAGATTTGCTCAGCAGATGCGTGATAACATCCCGAGGGTGCGAGAAGATATCAAGCACGCATCCATGTCCGATATCAAAGATTTCCTGGAAGCCATTAGAAG GGTGTCAACAAGAATTGGTCAGGTGGCCATGAAACACGCAGCGCTACAATACAACATGGATCCTAAACTTGCGGTGACTAGGAATGAGAGGCATGCACCCTTGCCTCCCAATCCATTTACAG GTGAAACATATGAAGCAGAGTCTGAAGCCCAGAGCGATGAAGAGGAGGAACTGTGTGCTCAGGACCTGATCAACTTTGCTCCAGTATACAGATGTCTTCATATATACACTGTGTTGGGTGCTAGAGAACAGTTTGAAACTTACTATCGTCAGCAGCGCAGAGAGCAAGCCAGACTGGCTTTGCAGCCTCCAACAAATatg CACGAGAACCTGGAAGGTTACCGACAGTATCTGTACGGAGTGGTTGGGTTCTTTGTGATAGAGGATCATGTACTGAACACTGGCAATGGTTTGGTCACTAGGCCATACCTGGATGAGGTCTGGGACATGGCCTCCGGTAAG GTTGTAAATAATATTCGCAACCATTCTTCATACTGCACTGACACTTTCCTTATGTTAAACATCAAGAATCTTATTATGCTCTTTGCCCATACTTTGCAG AACTATGGGTATACTGTGAATCCTCTGCATGAACTACTGCTGGAGGTGAAGGATCATTATAACGAGGTCTTGATGCAGAAGTGGGTACAG GTGTTTAGAGATATCTTTGAAAAGGACAATTACCATCCAATACAAGTGGAGACACCGGAAGAATATAATAATATCATTGAGGTTTTCCCATACCATGACAAAGCGCTTGAGCAAGCGTCTTTCCCAAAACGTTTCCCTTTTAGTTTAATGGTTCCTAAAGTATATAGGGAGGTCAAAATTTATATTGGTGCCTGCCTGGAGTTTTCAGAAGATTTAAATTTAAG TCAAACAGAAAAAGAGGATATGGTTCGAAAGTCGACCAACCTGCTCTTGACTCGTACCTTAAGTGGCTGCCTGGCAACTTTGATCAAAAGACCTGGCTTGCGTCTGCTGCAACTAATCCAGATCACGATCAACACACTTCATCTGGAGCATGCTAATGTTCTCTTAGAACACTATGTTGCCAAGATAACAGG GAGCATAGAAGACAGCAGTAAACCAGGTGTCGGGAGACTACAAGGCAAAGCTATGTTCAAGGACATAAGAGGAGAAGCAGAGGAGCAAATATACATAGCTCTCAAACATAAGATAGATGAATTCTTGGACCTGGCATCTTACGACTGGATGCTAGCAGAACCACAAGGCACCTCGTCATCTTATGTCACTGATTTAATAGCCTTCCTTAATTCAACATTTACTGCCTTTACTAATTTACCG GTGAGAGTGGCACAGACTGCTTGTATGTCGGCTTGTCAACATGTAGCAAAGTCTCTGATGGCAATGCTGTTAAGTGAAGATGTCAAACAGATGTCACTTGCTGCACTAGAGCAAGTCAACCTTGATGTCATCCAATGTGAAC AATTTGCAGCTTTTGAACCAGTGGAAGGTTTTGAGGAGGGTGCCCTTCTTATGTGCTTCTCTGACTTGCggcagctccttgacctcttcaTGACAGAGGACTGGTCTACATATTTACATGATTATGGATCAGAAAACTCCAAGTATCTTCGAGTCAATCCCCATAATGCTATAATTATTGTTGAAAA GCTTAGAGAAGGTGAAAAGAGAGGCATGTTCTCAATCCTCAAGAGAAGTGACAAGAAGAAGCTCTTAGAAACTGTTCTCAAGCAGCTCCGTCAGCTCACTCACATGCAACACACATCATGA
- the LOC138369782 gene encoding exocyst complex component 6B-like isoform X1, with translation MEVTVQEDDPATTTYPPNKGSEAAQEDPVSLRHELLLHEIEAIDEYWGPTFRTIYDGDEHGKFMERLDTRIRNHDRDIERMCNHHYQGFIDSIRELLQVRSQAHKLKTEVVRIDDEAQESAKKLLAKSEELIKTRKVQSNICAAIDALTLCLPVLTTYSKLQKQMQEKRYYPALKTLEQLEHTYLPRVASYRFAQQMRDNIPRVREDIKHASMSDIKDFLEAIRRVSTRIGQVAMKHAALQYNMDPKLAVTRNERHAPLPPNPFTGETYEAESEAQSDEEEELCAQDLINFAPVYRCLHIYTVLGAREQFETYYRQQRREQARLALQPPTNMHENLEGYRQYLYGVVGFFVIEDHVLNTGNGLVTRPYLDEVWDMASGKVVNNIRNHSSYCTDTFLMLNIKNLIMLFAHTLQNYGYTVNPLHELLLEVKDHYNEVLMQKWVQVFRDIFEKDNYHPIQVETPEEYNNIIEVFPYHDKALEQASFPKRFPFSLMVPKVYREVKIYIGACLEFSEDLNLSQTEKEDMVRKSTNLLLTRTLSGCLATLIKRPGLRLLQLIQITINTLHLEHANVLLEHYVAKITGSIEDSSKPGVGRLQGKAMFKDIRGEAEEQIYIALKHKIDEFLDLASYDWMLAEPQGTSSSYVTDLIAFLNSTFTAFTNLPVRVAQTACMSACQHVAKSLMAMLLSEDVKQMSLAALEQVNLDVIQCEQFAAFEPVEGFEEGALLMCFSDLRQLLDLFMTEDWSTYLHDYGSENSKYLRVNPHNAIIIVEKLREGEKRGMFSILKRSDKKKLLETVLKQLRQLTHMQHTS, from the exons GACCATATACGATGGAGATGAACATGGCAAATTCATGGAAAGGTTGGATACAAGAATCCGAAACCATGACAGGGATATTGAACGCATGTGTAACCACCACTATCAGGGCTTTATTGACTCAATTCGGGAGCTTCTGCAAGTCAGATCTCAGGCACACAAACTCAAG ACGGAAGTTGTAAGAATAGATGACGAAGCCCAAGAATCTGCAAAAAAACTCCTTGCTAAAAGTGAAGAGTTGATAAAAACAAGAAAGGTTCAATCCAACATTTGTGCAGCTATTGATGCTCTCACATTATGTTTGCCAGTGTTGACCACTTACTCCAAACTACAAAAACAGATGCAGGAAAAAAG GTACTATCCGGCTCTGAAGACCCTGGAACAGCTTGAGCATACATATTTGCCTCGGGTAGCTAGTTACAGATTTGCTCAGCAGATGCGTGATAACATCCCGAGGGTGCGAGAAGATATCAAGCACGCATCCATGTCCGATATCAAAGATTTCCTGGAAGCCATTAGAAG GGTGTCAACAAGAATTGGTCAGGTGGCCATGAAACACGCAGCGCTACAATACAACATGGATCCTAAACTTGCGGTGACTAGGAATGAGAGGCATGCACCCTTGCCTCCCAATCCATTTACAG GTGAAACATATGAAGCAGAGTCTGAAGCCCAGAGCGATGAAGAGGAGGAACTGTGTGCTCAGGACCTGATCAACTTTGCTCCAGTATACAGATGTCTTCATATATACACTGTGTTGGGTGCTAGAGAACAGTTTGAAACTTACTATCGTCAGCAGCGCAGAGAGCAAGCCAGACTGGCTTTGCAGCCTCCAACAAATatg CACGAGAACCTGGAAGGTTACCGACAGTATCTGTACGGAGTGGTTGGGTTCTTTGTGATAGAGGATCATGTACTGAACACTGGCAATGGTTTGGTCACTAGGCCATACCTGGATGAGGTCTGGGACATGGCCTCCGGTAAG GTTGTAAATAATATTCGCAACCATTCTTCATACTGCACTGACACTTTCCTTATGTTAAACATCAAGAATCTTATTATGCTCTTTGCCCATACTTTGCAG AACTATGGGTATACTGTGAATCCTCTGCATGAACTACTGCTGGAGGTGAAGGATCATTATAACGAGGTCTTGATGCAGAAGTGGGTACAG GTGTTTAGAGATATCTTTGAAAAGGACAATTACCATCCAATACAAGTGGAGACACCGGAAGAATATAATAATATCATTGAGGTTTTCCCATACCATGACAAAGCGCTTGAGCAAGCGTCTTTCCCAAAACGTTTCCCTTTTAGTTTAATGGTTCCTAAAGTATATAGGGAGGTCAAAATTTATATTGGTGCCTGCCTGGAGTTTTCAGAAGATTTAAATTTAAG TCAAACAGAAAAAGAGGATATGGTTCGAAAGTCGACCAACCTGCTCTTGACTCGTACCTTAAGTGGCTGCCTGGCAACTTTGATCAAAAGACCTGGCTTGCGTCTGCTGCAACTAATCCAGATCACGATCAACACACTTCATCTGGAGCATGCTAATGTTCTCTTAGAACACTATGTTGCCAAGATAACAGG GAGCATAGAAGACAGCAGTAAACCAGGTGTCGGGAGACTACAAGGCAAAGCTATGTTCAAGGACATAAGAGGAGAAGCAGAGGAGCAAATATACATAGCTCTCAAACATAAGATAGATGAATTCTTGGACCTGGCATCTTACGACTGGATGCTAGCAGAACCACAAGGCACCTCGTCATCTTATGTCACTGATTTAATAGCCTTCCTTAATTCAACATTTACTGCCTTTACTAATTTACCG GTGAGAGTGGCACAGACTGCTTGTATGTCGGCTTGTCAACATGTAGCAAAGTCTCTGATGGCAATGCTGTTAAGTGAAGATGTCAAACAGATGTCACTTGCTGCACTAGAGCAAGTCAACCTTGATGTCATCCAATGTGAAC AATTTGCAGCTTTTGAACCAGTGGAAGGTTTTGAGGAGGGTGCCCTTCTTATGTGCTTCTCTGACTTGCggcagctccttgacctcttcaTGACAGAGGACTGGTCTACATATTTACATGATTATGGATCAGAAAACTCCAAGTATCTTCGAGTCAATCCCCATAATGCTATAATTATTGTTGAAAA GCTTAGAGAAGGTGAAAAGAGAGGCATGTTCTCAATCCTCAAGAGAAGTGACAAGAAGAAGCTCTTAGAAACTGTTCTCAAGCAGCTCCGTCAGCTCACTCACATGCAACACACATCATGA
- the LOC138369782 gene encoding exocyst complex component 6B-like isoform X3, producing MMFPGVVDPTAYYFTWTIYDGDEHGKFMERLDTRIRNHDRDIERMCNHHYQGFIDSIRELLQVRSQAHKLKTEVVRIDDEAQESAKKLLAKSEELIKTRKVQSNICAAIDALTLCLPVLTTYSKLQKQMQEKRYYPALKTLEQLEHTYLPRVASYRFAQQMRDNIPRVREDIKHASMSDIKDFLEAIRRVSTRIGQVAMKHAALQYNMDPKLAVTRNERHAPLPPNPFTGETYEAESEAQSDEEEELCAQDLINFAPVYRCLHIYTVLGAREQFETYYRQQRREQARLALQPPTNMHENLEGYRQYLYGVVGFFVIEDHVLNTGNGLVTRPYLDEVWDMASGKVVNNIRNHSSYCTDTFLMLNIKNLIMLFAHTLQNYGYTVNPLHELLLEVKDHYNEVLMQKWVQVFRDIFEKDNYHPIQVETPEEYNNIIEVFPYHDKALEQASFPKRFPFSLMVPKVYREVKIYIGACLEFSEDLNLSQTEKEDMVRKSTNLLLTRTLSGCLATLIKRPGLRLLQLIQITINTLHLEHANVLLEHYVAKITGSIEDSSKPGVGRLQGKAMFKDIRGEAEEQIYIALKHKIDEFLDLASYDWMLAEPQGTSSSYVTDLIAFLNSTFTAFTNLPVRVAQTACMSACQHVAKSLMAMLLSEDVKQMSLAALEQVNLDVIQCEQFAAFEPVEGFEEGALLMCFSDLRQLLDLFMTEDWSTYLHDYGSENSKYLRVNPHNAIIIVEKLREGEKRGMFSILKRSDKKKLLETVLKQLRQLTHMQHTS from the exons ATGATGTTCCCAGGTGTTGTAGACCCAACTGCATATTACTTCACATG GACCATATACGATGGAGATGAACATGGCAAATTCATGGAAAGGTTGGATACAAGAATCCGAAACCATGACAGGGATATTGAACGCATGTGTAACCACCACTATCAGGGCTTTATTGACTCAATTCGGGAGCTTCTGCAAGTCAGATCTCAGGCACACAAACTCAAG ACGGAAGTTGTAAGAATAGATGACGAAGCCCAAGAATCTGCAAAAAAACTCCTTGCTAAAAGTGAAGAGTTGATAAAAACAAGAAAGGTTCAATCCAACATTTGTGCAGCTATTGATGCTCTCACATTATGTTTGCCAGTGTTGACCACTTACTCCAAACTACAAAAACAGATGCAGGAAAAAAG GTACTATCCGGCTCTGAAGACCCTGGAACAGCTTGAGCATACATATTTGCCTCGGGTAGCTAGTTACAGATTTGCTCAGCAGATGCGTGATAACATCCCGAGGGTGCGAGAAGATATCAAGCACGCATCCATGTCCGATATCAAAGATTTCCTGGAAGCCATTAGAAG GGTGTCAACAAGAATTGGTCAGGTGGCCATGAAACACGCAGCGCTACAATACAACATGGATCCTAAACTTGCGGTGACTAGGAATGAGAGGCATGCACCCTTGCCTCCCAATCCATTTACAG GTGAAACATATGAAGCAGAGTCTGAAGCCCAGAGCGATGAAGAGGAGGAACTGTGTGCTCAGGACCTGATCAACTTTGCTCCAGTATACAGATGTCTTCATATATACACTGTGTTGGGTGCTAGAGAACAGTTTGAAACTTACTATCGTCAGCAGCGCAGAGAGCAAGCCAGACTGGCTTTGCAGCCTCCAACAAATatg CACGAGAACCTGGAAGGTTACCGACAGTATCTGTACGGAGTGGTTGGGTTCTTTGTGATAGAGGATCATGTACTGAACACTGGCAATGGTTTGGTCACTAGGCCATACCTGGATGAGGTCTGGGACATGGCCTCCGGTAAG GTTGTAAATAATATTCGCAACCATTCTTCATACTGCACTGACACTTTCCTTATGTTAAACATCAAGAATCTTATTATGCTCTTTGCCCATACTTTGCAG AACTATGGGTATACTGTGAATCCTCTGCATGAACTACTGCTGGAGGTGAAGGATCATTATAACGAGGTCTTGATGCAGAAGTGGGTACAG GTGTTTAGAGATATCTTTGAAAAGGACAATTACCATCCAATACAAGTGGAGACACCGGAAGAATATAATAATATCATTGAGGTTTTCCCATACCATGACAAAGCGCTTGAGCAAGCGTCTTTCCCAAAACGTTTCCCTTTTAGTTTAATGGTTCCTAAAGTATATAGGGAGGTCAAAATTTATATTGGTGCCTGCCTGGAGTTTTCAGAAGATTTAAATTTAAG TCAAACAGAAAAAGAGGATATGGTTCGAAAGTCGACCAACCTGCTCTTGACTCGTACCTTAAGTGGCTGCCTGGCAACTTTGATCAAAAGACCTGGCTTGCGTCTGCTGCAACTAATCCAGATCACGATCAACACACTTCATCTGGAGCATGCTAATGTTCTCTTAGAACACTATGTTGCCAAGATAACAGG GAGCATAGAAGACAGCAGTAAACCAGGTGTCGGGAGACTACAAGGCAAAGCTATGTTCAAGGACATAAGAGGAGAAGCAGAGGAGCAAATATACATAGCTCTCAAACATAAGATAGATGAATTCTTGGACCTGGCATCTTACGACTGGATGCTAGCAGAACCACAAGGCACCTCGTCATCTTATGTCACTGATTTAATAGCCTTCCTTAATTCAACATTTACTGCCTTTACTAATTTACCG GTGAGAGTGGCACAGACTGCTTGTATGTCGGCTTGTCAACATGTAGCAAAGTCTCTGATGGCAATGCTGTTAAGTGAAGATGTCAAACAGATGTCACTTGCTGCACTAGAGCAAGTCAACCTTGATGTCATCCAATGTGAAC AATTTGCAGCTTTTGAACCAGTGGAAGGTTTTGAGGAGGGTGCCCTTCTTATGTGCTTCTCTGACTTGCggcagctccttgacctcttcaTGACAGAGGACTGGTCTACATATTTACATGATTATGGATCAGAAAACTCCAAGTATCTTCGAGTCAATCCCCATAATGCTATAATTATTGTTGAAAA GCTTAGAGAAGGTGAAAAGAGAGGCATGTTCTCAATCCTCAAGAGAAGTGACAAGAAGAAGCTCTTAGAAACTGTTCTCAAGCAGCTCCGTCAGCTCACTCACATGCAACACACATCATGA